Proteins from a genomic interval of Mustela lutreola isolate mMusLut2 chromosome 4, mMusLut2.pri, whole genome shotgun sequence:
- the EDRF1 gene encoding erythroid differentiation-related factor 1 isoform X1, producing MGDSKESGAESPPAGAAAREGLSLLSQGESEEPSAQGSALFLGGNEVKSRAVVKYSSAPPRTAFARLEEKTDLKLPPANWLRESAKLGPAGTTILGNSKKSKPFSSFGMAYDFIDSVGNDVDVVSDSENIKKLLKIPYSKSHVSMAVHRIGRTLLLDELDIQELFMRSSQTGDWTWLKEFYQRLIDQKWQRKKKSKEHWYQKAILSKFLYYSINGDGAAQPVPSAAEQQESSSSDQTNDSDGASWPAPFEMPSSVSEDPSASSQGSEPLEPSYILGHVASAPKEQNLTTLFNDGENSQGLKNDFVRNILWTFEDIHMLVGSNMPIFGGGRYPAVSLRLRDNNKPINVLTGIDYWLDNLICNVPELVMCFHVNGIVQKYEMIKTEEIPNLENSNFSTKVIKDIAQNILSFLKSNCTKEGHTYWLFKASGSDIVKLYDLTTLCEETEDKYQNPFTMPVAILLYKVACNMMMKKNQNKKHYGTIRTLLLNCVKLLDKSRHPQIIASANYMLSELFQLDEPKKEESSESPLNENSDESYSEEEEEMPDSDENGSYSTSSDPSDDNKAVAIIKSVGELSVPEKYKSIHQIRPSCTFPVCHDTEERCRLVLSYVLEGLKSVDSSIKKESDLPAADPNTPIPLKYEDESTRGGPEGLEKQMALFLDKMGSLQKGNYSSQSGMIPGSWQHKMKLQLILKSSKAYYVLSDAAMSLQKYGRALRYIKLALQSHDTYCCLCTNMLSEVLLFLSQYLTLCGDIQLMLAQNANNRAAHLEEFNYQTKEDQEILHSLHRESSCQGFAWATDLSTDLESQLSVSCKCYEAANEILQFSDLKSQNPEHYVQVLKRMGNIRNEIGVFYMNQAAALQSERVVSKSVSTAEQQLWKKSFSCFEKGIHNFESIDDATNAALLLCNTGRLMRICAQAHCGAGDEFKREFSPEEGLYYNKAVDYYLKALRSLGTRDIHPAVWDSVNWELSTTYFTMATLQQDYAPLSRKAQEQIEKEVSEAMMKSLKHCDVDSVSARQPLCQYRAATIHHRLASMYHSCLRNQVGDEHLRKQHRVLADLHYSKAVKLFQLLRDAPCELLRVQLERVAFAEFQMTSQNSNVGKLKTLSGALDIMVRTKHAFQLIRKELVEEFDQPKSDESTPAADSSPSLNREEVVKLLSIFESRLSFLLLQSIKLLSSTKKKTSSNTEDDAVLKTNKQIYSQLLRATANKNAALLERIDVLVHLLDQLARGGSGVQ from the exons ATGGGGGACTCCAAGGAGAGTGGAGCGGAGTCTCCGCCGGCCGGGGCCGCTGCTCGGGAAGGGCTCAGCCTCCTGTCCCAGGGAGAATCCGAGGAACCTTCTGCACAG GGATCAGCTTTATTTCTTGGAGGCAATGAAGTGAAGAGCCGAGCTGTGGTGAAAtactcttctgcccctcctcgaACAGCATTTGCACGCCTTGAAGAGAAAACAGACTTGAAACTCCCACCTGCCAACTGGTTAAGAGAGAGTGCCAAACTAGGGCCGGCAGGAACTACCATTCTTGGCAATAGTAAGAAGAGCAAGCCATTTTCAAG CTTTGGTATGGCATACGACTTTATTGATTCTGTGGGAAACGATGTGGACGTTGTCTCTGACTCTGAA aacataaaaaagCTCCTGAAGATTCCCTACAGCAAGTCCCATGTAAGCATGGCCGTCCACCGCATAGGAAGGACTCTCTTACTTGATGAGTTAGACATTCAGGAACTCTTCATGAGATCATCTCAG ACTGGTGATTGGACATGGCTGAAAGAGTTTTATCAAAGACTCATTGACCagaagtggcagaggaagaagaaaagcaaagaacacTGGTATCAGAAAGCTattctttccaagtttttatatTACAG TATCAATGGTGATGGAGCCGCTCAGCCTGTCCCATCTGCTGCAGAACAGCAGGAATCATCCAGTTCAGATCAGACAAATGATTCGGATGGGGCTTCGTGGCCCGCCCCCTTTGAAATGCCTTCTTCAGTTTCTGAAGACCCCAGTGCTTCCAGTCAG GGAAGTGAGCCTCTTGAACCCTCATACATACTGGGGCATGTGgcctcagcacccaaagaacaaaacctGACTACTTTATTCAATGACGGGGAGAACAGTCAG ggtcttaaaaatgattttgttcGGAATATCTTATGGACATTTGAGGATATCCATATGTTAGTTGGCTCCAACATGCCTATATTTGGAGGAGGCAGGTATCCAGCAGTCAGCTTACGTCTCAG GGACAACAACAAACCAATTAACGTGCTAACTGGGATTGACTATTGGTTGGACAACTTGATATGCAACGTACCAGAACTTGTGATGTGTTTTCACGTAAATGGAATTGTACAG AAGTATGAAATGATAAAAACCGAAGAGATTCCCAATTTGGAAAACTCGAACTTTTCTACGAAAGTCATAAAAGACATTGCAcagaatattttatcatttctaaaATCTAACTGTACGAAAGAGGGACATACCTATTGGCTGTTTAAAG caaGTGGCAGTGATATAGTGAAGCTTTATGACCTCACTACTCTTtgtgaagaaactgaagacaagTACCAAAACCCGTTCACGATGCCGGTGGCTATTCTCTTATATAA ggTTGCTTGCAacatgatgatgaagaagaatcaaaataagaAACACTACGGGACTATTAGAACGTTGCTTCTTAATTGTGTTAAGTTGTTGGACAAAAGCAGACATCCTCAA attattgCTTCAGCCAATTACATGCTTTCAGAACTTTTTCAATTAGATGaacctaaaaaagaagaaagttcagAATCTCCTTTAAATGAGAATTCTGATGAAAGTTAcagtgaagaggaggaagagatgccAGACAGCGATGAAAATGGGTCCTATAGTACCAGCTCGGATCCCTCAGACGATAACAAAGCAGTAGCTATTATTAAGTCTGTTGGAGAACTGTCAGttccagaaaaatacaaatccatTCATCAAATCCGA CCCAGTTGCACGTTCCCGGTTTGCCATGACACAGAAGAGCGCTGTAGACTTGTGCTGAGCTATGTTCTGGAG ggGTTAAAATCTGTGGATagcagtattaaaaaagaaagcgaCCTTCCTGCAGCTGACCCCAACACCCCAATCCCATTAAAATATGAAGATGAATCCACAAGGGGGGGTCCTGAGGGTCTGGAGAAGCAGATGGCCTTGTTTTTGGACAAAA TGGGCTCCCTTCAGAAGGGTAATTATTCCAGTCAATCTGGAATGATCCCTGGTTCCTGGCAACATAAAATGAAACTCCAGCTGATTCTCAAGTCATCAAAGGCCTATTATGTTTTGTCTGATGCTGCCATGAGTCTTCAGAAATACGGAAGAGCGTTACGATACATCAAATTAGCTTTGCAGAGCCATG ATACTTACTGCTGCCTCTGCACCAACATGCTTTCGGAAGTGCTGCTGTTTCTGTCTCAGTATTTGACGCTCTGTGGGGACATCCAGCTGATGCTGGCCCAGAATGCGAACAACAGAGCGGCGCATCTCGAGGAGTTTAATTATCAAACGAAAGAAGATCAGGAGATACTACACAGCCTCCATAGGGAGTCCAGTTGCCAAG GATTCGCATGGGCAACTGATTTGTCTACAGACTTAGAGAGTCAGCTTTCAGTCAGTTGTAAATGTTATGAAGCTGctaatgaaatcttgcaatttagtgacttaaaaagCCAGAACCCAGAACACTATGTCCAAGTATTGAAGAGAATGGGTAACATTAGAAATGAAATTGGTGTGTTTTACATGAATCAGGCTGCTGCTCTGCAGAGTGAGCGAGTCG TGAGCAAAAGTGTGTCTACTGCGGAGCAGCAGTTGtggaaaaaaagcttttcttgttttgaaaaaGGAATTCACAACTTTGAGTCAATTGATGATGCCACAAACGCTGCTCTTCTGTTGTGTAACACTGGGAGACTCATGCGGATTTGTGCGCAGGCGCACTGTGGTGCCGGCGATGAATTTAAGCGGGAGTTCTCACCAGAAGAAGGCTTGTATTACAATAAG GCTGTCGATTACTATTTGAAAGCCCTGAGGTCCCTGGGAACACGAGACATCCACCCGGCTGTCTGGGATTCAGTGAACTGGGAATTGTCCACTACTTACTTCACAATGGCAACTCTACAGCAAGATTATGCTCCATTATCTAGGAAAGCTCAGGAGCAG attgAGAAAGAAGTCAGCGAGGCTATGATGAAGTCCCTGAAGCACTGTGATGTGGACTCCGTGTCCGCGCGACAGCCTCTCTGCCAGTATCGAGCCGCGACCATCCATCACAGGCTGGCGTCCATGTACCACAGCTGTCTGCGAAATCAG GTTGGTGACGAGcatctgaggaagcagcaccggGTGCTGGCGGACCTTCACTACAGCAAAGCTGTTAAGCTCTTTCAGCTTCTCAGAGACGCTCCCTGTGAGCTGCTTCGAGTGCAGTTAGAAAGAGTGGCGTTTGCAGAATTCCAAATGACCA GTCAGAATAGCAATgttggaaaattaaaaacactatcTGGGGCTCTTGACATAATGGTGAGAACTAAGCATGCATTCCAGCTCATCAGAAAGGAGCTTGTAGAGGAATTTGACCAG CCTAAAAGCGATGAGTCCACTCCAGCTGCTGATTCCTCTCCGAGTCTTAATCGAGAAGAAGTGGTCAAGCTCCTCAGCATATTCGAATCCCGGTTGTCATTCCTTCTCCTTCAATCCATCAAGCTGCTGTCTTCAACTAAGAAGAAAACAAG
- the EDRF1 gene encoding erythroid differentiation-related factor 1 isoform X2 encodes MGDSKESGAESPPAGAAAREGLSLLSQGESEEPSAQGSALFLGGNEVKSRAVVKYSSAPPRTAFARLEEKTDLKLPPANWLRESAKLGPAGTTILGNSKKSKPFSSFGMAYDFIDSVGNDVDVVSDSENIKKLLKIPYSKSHVSMAVHRIGRTLLLDELDIQELFMRSSQTGDWTWLKEFYQRLIDQKWQRKKKSKEHWYQKAILSKFLYYSINGDGAAQPVPSAAEQQESSSSDQTNDSDGASWPAPFEMPSSVSEDPSASSQGLKNDFVRNILWTFEDIHMLVGSNMPIFGGGRYPAVSLRLRDNNKPINVLTGIDYWLDNLICNVPELVMCFHVNGIVQKYEMIKTEEIPNLENSNFSTKVIKDIAQNILSFLKSNCTKEGHTYWLFKASGSDIVKLYDLTTLCEETEDKYQNPFTMPVAILLYKVACNMMMKKNQNKKHYGTIRTLLLNCVKLLDKSRHPQIIASANYMLSELFQLDEPKKEESSESPLNENSDESYSEEEEEMPDSDENGSYSTSSDPSDDNKAVAIIKSVGELSVPEKYKSIHQIRPSCTFPVCHDTEERCRLVLSYVLEGLKSVDSSIKKESDLPAADPNTPIPLKYEDESTRGGPEGLEKQMALFLDKMGSLQKGNYSSQSGMIPGSWQHKMKLQLILKSSKAYYVLSDAAMSLQKYGRALRYIKLALQSHDTYCCLCTNMLSEVLLFLSQYLTLCGDIQLMLAQNANNRAAHLEEFNYQTKEDQEILHSLHRESSCQGFAWATDLSTDLESQLSVSCKCYEAANEILQFSDLKSQNPEHYVQVLKRMGNIRNEIGVFYMNQAAALQSERVVSKSVSTAEQQLWKKSFSCFEKGIHNFESIDDATNAALLLCNTGRLMRICAQAHCGAGDEFKREFSPEEGLYYNKAVDYYLKALRSLGTRDIHPAVWDSVNWELSTTYFTMATLQQDYAPLSRKAQEQIEKEVSEAMMKSLKHCDVDSVSARQPLCQYRAATIHHRLASMYHSCLRNQVGDEHLRKQHRVLADLHYSKAVKLFQLLRDAPCELLRVQLERVAFAEFQMTSQNSNVGKLKTLSGALDIMVRTKHAFQLIRKELVEEFDQPKSDESTPAADSSPSLNREEVVKLLSIFESRLSFLLLQSIKLLSSTKKKTSSNTEDDAVLKTNKQIYSQLLRATANKNAALLERIDVLVHLLDQLARGGSGVQ; translated from the exons ATGGGGGACTCCAAGGAGAGTGGAGCGGAGTCTCCGCCGGCCGGGGCCGCTGCTCGGGAAGGGCTCAGCCTCCTGTCCCAGGGAGAATCCGAGGAACCTTCTGCACAG GGATCAGCTTTATTTCTTGGAGGCAATGAAGTGAAGAGCCGAGCTGTGGTGAAAtactcttctgcccctcctcgaACAGCATTTGCACGCCTTGAAGAGAAAACAGACTTGAAACTCCCACCTGCCAACTGGTTAAGAGAGAGTGCCAAACTAGGGCCGGCAGGAACTACCATTCTTGGCAATAGTAAGAAGAGCAAGCCATTTTCAAG CTTTGGTATGGCATACGACTTTATTGATTCTGTGGGAAACGATGTGGACGTTGTCTCTGACTCTGAA aacataaaaaagCTCCTGAAGATTCCCTACAGCAAGTCCCATGTAAGCATGGCCGTCCACCGCATAGGAAGGACTCTCTTACTTGATGAGTTAGACATTCAGGAACTCTTCATGAGATCATCTCAG ACTGGTGATTGGACATGGCTGAAAGAGTTTTATCAAAGACTCATTGACCagaagtggcagaggaagaagaaaagcaaagaacacTGGTATCAGAAAGCTattctttccaagtttttatatTACAG TATCAATGGTGATGGAGCCGCTCAGCCTGTCCCATCTGCTGCAGAACAGCAGGAATCATCCAGTTCAGATCAGACAAATGATTCGGATGGGGCTTCGTGGCCCGCCCCCTTTGAAATGCCTTCTTCAGTTTCTGAAGACCCCAGTGCTTCCAGTCAG ggtcttaaaaatgattttgttcGGAATATCTTATGGACATTTGAGGATATCCATATGTTAGTTGGCTCCAACATGCCTATATTTGGAGGAGGCAGGTATCCAGCAGTCAGCTTACGTCTCAG GGACAACAACAAACCAATTAACGTGCTAACTGGGATTGACTATTGGTTGGACAACTTGATATGCAACGTACCAGAACTTGTGATGTGTTTTCACGTAAATGGAATTGTACAG AAGTATGAAATGATAAAAACCGAAGAGATTCCCAATTTGGAAAACTCGAACTTTTCTACGAAAGTCATAAAAGACATTGCAcagaatattttatcatttctaaaATCTAACTGTACGAAAGAGGGACATACCTATTGGCTGTTTAAAG caaGTGGCAGTGATATAGTGAAGCTTTATGACCTCACTACTCTTtgtgaagaaactgaagacaagTACCAAAACCCGTTCACGATGCCGGTGGCTATTCTCTTATATAA ggTTGCTTGCAacatgatgatgaagaagaatcaaaataagaAACACTACGGGACTATTAGAACGTTGCTTCTTAATTGTGTTAAGTTGTTGGACAAAAGCAGACATCCTCAA attattgCTTCAGCCAATTACATGCTTTCAGAACTTTTTCAATTAGATGaacctaaaaaagaagaaagttcagAATCTCCTTTAAATGAGAATTCTGATGAAAGTTAcagtgaagaggaggaagagatgccAGACAGCGATGAAAATGGGTCCTATAGTACCAGCTCGGATCCCTCAGACGATAACAAAGCAGTAGCTATTATTAAGTCTGTTGGAGAACTGTCAGttccagaaaaatacaaatccatTCATCAAATCCGA CCCAGTTGCACGTTCCCGGTTTGCCATGACACAGAAGAGCGCTGTAGACTTGTGCTGAGCTATGTTCTGGAG ggGTTAAAATCTGTGGATagcagtattaaaaaagaaagcgaCCTTCCTGCAGCTGACCCCAACACCCCAATCCCATTAAAATATGAAGATGAATCCACAAGGGGGGGTCCTGAGGGTCTGGAGAAGCAGATGGCCTTGTTTTTGGACAAAA TGGGCTCCCTTCAGAAGGGTAATTATTCCAGTCAATCTGGAATGATCCCTGGTTCCTGGCAACATAAAATGAAACTCCAGCTGATTCTCAAGTCATCAAAGGCCTATTATGTTTTGTCTGATGCTGCCATGAGTCTTCAGAAATACGGAAGAGCGTTACGATACATCAAATTAGCTTTGCAGAGCCATG ATACTTACTGCTGCCTCTGCACCAACATGCTTTCGGAAGTGCTGCTGTTTCTGTCTCAGTATTTGACGCTCTGTGGGGACATCCAGCTGATGCTGGCCCAGAATGCGAACAACAGAGCGGCGCATCTCGAGGAGTTTAATTATCAAACGAAAGAAGATCAGGAGATACTACACAGCCTCCATAGGGAGTCCAGTTGCCAAG GATTCGCATGGGCAACTGATTTGTCTACAGACTTAGAGAGTCAGCTTTCAGTCAGTTGTAAATGTTATGAAGCTGctaatgaaatcttgcaatttagtgacttaaaaagCCAGAACCCAGAACACTATGTCCAAGTATTGAAGAGAATGGGTAACATTAGAAATGAAATTGGTGTGTTTTACATGAATCAGGCTGCTGCTCTGCAGAGTGAGCGAGTCG TGAGCAAAAGTGTGTCTACTGCGGAGCAGCAGTTGtggaaaaaaagcttttcttgttttgaaaaaGGAATTCACAACTTTGAGTCAATTGATGATGCCACAAACGCTGCTCTTCTGTTGTGTAACACTGGGAGACTCATGCGGATTTGTGCGCAGGCGCACTGTGGTGCCGGCGATGAATTTAAGCGGGAGTTCTCACCAGAAGAAGGCTTGTATTACAATAAG GCTGTCGATTACTATTTGAAAGCCCTGAGGTCCCTGGGAACACGAGACATCCACCCGGCTGTCTGGGATTCAGTGAACTGGGAATTGTCCACTACTTACTTCACAATGGCAACTCTACAGCAAGATTATGCTCCATTATCTAGGAAAGCTCAGGAGCAG attgAGAAAGAAGTCAGCGAGGCTATGATGAAGTCCCTGAAGCACTGTGATGTGGACTCCGTGTCCGCGCGACAGCCTCTCTGCCAGTATCGAGCCGCGACCATCCATCACAGGCTGGCGTCCATGTACCACAGCTGTCTGCGAAATCAG GTTGGTGACGAGcatctgaggaagcagcaccggGTGCTGGCGGACCTTCACTACAGCAAAGCTGTTAAGCTCTTTCAGCTTCTCAGAGACGCTCCCTGTGAGCTGCTTCGAGTGCAGTTAGAAAGAGTGGCGTTTGCAGAATTCCAAATGACCA GTCAGAATAGCAATgttggaaaattaaaaacactatcTGGGGCTCTTGACATAATGGTGAGAACTAAGCATGCATTCCAGCTCATCAGAAAGGAGCTTGTAGAGGAATTTGACCAG CCTAAAAGCGATGAGTCCACTCCAGCTGCTGATTCCTCTCCGAGTCTTAATCGAGAAGAAGTGGTCAAGCTCCTCAGCATATTCGAATCCCGGTTGTCATTCCTTCTCCTTCAATCCATCAAGCTGCTGTCTTCAACTAAGAAGAAAACAAG